One window of Medicago truncatula cultivar Jemalong A17 chromosome 2, MtrunA17r5.0-ANR, whole genome shotgun sequence genomic DNA carries:
- the LOC11413264 gene encoding probable serine/threonine-protein kinase PBL5: MDVKKIESIDSSHREKHNKEVDLSVNEKTEDELKDGVSTNGKLAKTFTLNELAAATGNFSANCFVGEGGFGKVYKGYLQKTNQFVAIKQLDPKGIQGTREFVVEVLTLSLAEHTNLVKLLGFGAEGDQRLLVYEYMPLGSLESHLHDLPPGKNPLDWNTRMRIAAGVAKGLEYLHDEMKPPVIYRDLKCSNILLGNDYHPKLSDFGLAKIGPMGDQTHVSTRVMGTHGYCAPDYGMTGQLTFKSDIYSFGVALLELITGRKAYDESKPSKKRHLVKWATPLFRDQKNFSKMVDPLLKGQYPARGLYQALAIASMCVVEQTNMRPVIADVVSALDFLASQKYEPRVHPIQRSRYGSSSSRSRAKGHRRVTSNVSEKDKLGN, translated from the exons ATGGATGTGAAGAAGATCGAGAGCATTGATTCTAGCCATAGAGAGAAGCACA ACAAGGAAGTTGATTTGAGTGTGAATGAGAAAACGGAAGATGAATTAAAAGATGGGGTTTCCACGAATGGAAAACTTGCAAAGACATTTACTTTAAATGAGCTTGCAGCTGCAACAGGGAATTTTAGTGCAAATTGCTTTGTTGGTGAAGGAGGGTTTGGCAAGGTTTATAAGGGTTACCTCCAGAAAACTAATCAG TTTGTTGCAATAAAGCAACTTGACCCTAAAGGCATTCAAGGAACTAGAGAATTTGTTGTTGAAGTGTTAACACTTAGTTTGGCAGAACACACAAATCTTGTCAAGTTATTAGGGTTTGGTGCTGAGGGGGATCAAAGGCTTTTGGTTTATGAGTACATGCCTTTGGGATCTTTGGAGAGTCATTTGCATG ATCTTCCTCCTGGGAAAAACCCACTGGACTGGAATACCAGAATGAGAATAGCTGCTGGTGTAGCTAAAGGTTTGGAGTATTTGCATGATGAAATGAAGCCTCCTGTCATATACCGTGACCTCAAATGCTCCAACATTTTGTTAGGCAATGATTATCATCCCAAGTTATCTGATTTTGGCTTGGCAAAAATAGGCCCAATGGGTGATCAGACTCATGTTTCAACAAGAGTTATGGGAACACATGGCTACTGTGCTCCAGATTATGGAATGACAGGTCAATTGACGTTCAAGTCTGACATTTATAGCTTTGGAGTTGCTCTTTTGGAGCTTATCACTGGCAGAAAGGCCTATGACGAGAGTAAACCTTCTAAAAAACGACATCTAGTCAAATGG GCAACTCCGTTATTCAGAGaccaaaaaaatttctcaaagaTGGTGGATCCATTGCTCAAAGGGCAATATCCAGCAAGGGGTTTGTACCAGGCTCTTGCTATTGCTTCTATGTGTGTTGTAGAGCAGACTAATATGCGGCCGGTTATAGCAGATGTGGTCTCAGCTCTAGATTTCCTTGCTTCTCAAAAATATGAACCACGGGTTCATCCAATACAAAGGTCGAGATATGGTTCATCTTCTTCAAGAAGTAGGGCTAAAGGTCATAGACGCGTTACTAGTAATGTCTCAGAGAAAGACAAACTGGGAAATTAG
- the LOC11412803 gene encoding probable serine/threonine-protein kinase PBL5: MAWSGLYVLHRDYKLAHQSLSQQVPYDESDDEREDDSIHDQLSLDVKNLNLKDEVSADENVAKKFTFHKLAVATGNFKADCFVREVGFGKVYEGYIEKINQVVTIKQLDPIVLQGKRKFVSEALRLSLAEHPNLVKLIGFCAEGEQRLLVYENMPLGSLENHLHDLSPGKKPLDWNTRMKIAVGVARGLEHLLDEMKPPVIYRDLKCSTILLGEDYHPKLTDFGFAKVDPIGNKNFSTSVMCSYGYGALDYAVMGPLVVKSNIYSFVVVLLELITGRKAIDYRRPADEKILVAWAWPLIRDRRFSELVDPLLEGRYPVWGLYRALTVAAMCVLEEQPDVPPSIADVATVLNCIATHQYDPQVHPIQNS, from the exons ATGGCGTGGTCTGGTCTCTACGTCCTCCATAGGGATTACAAGCTTGCGCACCAATCCCTTTCTCAACAAGTACCAT atgatGAAAGTGATGATGAAAGAGAAGATGATTCTATACATGATCAACTTTCCTTGGACGtgaagaatttgaatttgaaagacGAGGTTTCCGCGGATGAAAATGTCGCAAAGAAATTTACTTTTCATAAGCTTGCTGTTGCAACAGGGAATTTCAAGGCAGATTGCTTTGTTCGTGAAGTAGGGTTTGGAAAGGTTTATGAAGGTTACATCGAGAAAATAAATCAG GTTGTTACAATAAAGCAGCTTGACCCTATCGTGCTTCaaggaaaaaggaaatttgTTTCTGAAGCGTTAAGACTCAGTTTAGCAGAACACCCAAATCTTGTCAAGTTAATTGGGTTTTGTGCTGAGGGAGAACAAAGGCTGTTGGTTTATGAGAACATGCCATTAGGATCTTTGGAGAACCATTTGCATG ATCTTTCCCCCGGGAAAAAACCGCTAGATTGGAATACAAGAATGAAAATAGCTGTTGGTGTAGCTAGAGGTTTGGAGCATTTGCTTGATGAAATGAAGCCTCCCGTCATATACCGTGACCTCAAATGCTCCACCATTTTGTTAGGCGAAGATTATCATCCCAAGCTAACTGATTTTGGCTTTGCAAAAGTAGACCCAATTGGTAATAAGAATTTTTCGACAAGTGTTATGTGCTCATATGGGTATGGTGCTCTGGATTACGCAGTGATGGGTCCATTGGTAGTCAAGTCTAACATTTATAGCTTCGTTGTTGTTCTTTTGGAGCTCATTACAGGCAGAAAGGCCATCGATTATAGAAGACCTGCTGATGAAAAAATTCTAGTTGCATGG GCATGGCCGTTAATCAGAGACCGGCGATTCTCGGAGTTGGTGGATCCATTGCTTGAAGGTCGATATCCAGTGTGGGGTTTGTACCGGGCTCTCACTGTTGCTGCTATGTGTGTTTTGGAGGAGCAGCCTGATGTGCCACCTTCT